The Zavarzinella sp. sequence TTTTCTGCCTTCTGCCACCCACTGTGGGAGAATTTTCAGCACATCACCTTTCCAGAAACTAGCGTTCGGCAGCGAATTGTGCTGCGCATTTCTGGCAGCGATATCCAAAGCGAGTTGGGAAGTATCCAGAAAGTCAACTTGGCTGGCACCAGCCTTGAGACAATTCAGACCGAAGCCACCTGTATAGCAGCAGGCATCCAGCACTTTTTTCCCAACGGCAAACTGCCGACTGCGGAGACGATTATCCCGCTGATCGTGATAAAAACCGGTTTTCTGTCCTTCTGCCAGATTTACTTCAAAAAAAATGCCGTTTTCAGATATACCAAATCCTTCCGGTGGTAATTCCCCACGGTGCAGGTGGTCGTTCAGTTCCAGCCCTTCTAGCTTCCGAATCCCCTGCTCCGTGCGGACAAAAATCCCTTTGGGTTGCAGGATTTCTTCCAGAATGTCGCAGATTTCTTCCAACCGCATCGCCAATGCCAGCGAAGTCACCTGAACGCAGCAATAATTGGCATATTCATCGACCACGAGGCCAGATAATTGATCCGCTTCGCTGAAAATCAAGCGACATCCACGTGAAGGGTGCCTGACCCCAAGTTGCGTGCGTACAGCAATCGCCTGCTGAATCCGATTCCGCAGCCAGGTGCGGTCCAGAAACTCCTGTTGATCCCATGTATATAACCGAACCGTTATTTTACTTCGGGAGTTATATAATCCACGCGCTATCCAGACCGATTCAGCACTGATCAGGTCCACTGTGTCGCCATCGTTCAAGGTGGGATCGATTTTGGCAATTGCCCCATTAAATACCCACGGGTGGCGGGCAAAAAATGGGAGTGCTTTGCGTGTTTTCAATATCACTTGTGGTGTGCTCAATGCCCACCTGCATCAACAGCTGCAATATATTGCAAAGAGCGTTCCATATCGTTTTGCTGACCAAGAGAGGAAAGCATCGCCTGGATACGGATCAGCAAATCCAGCCGATCAATCGGTTTGGTCAGAAAATCATCGGTGCCCACATCCACCGCACGATCGATGTCGGATTGCTGGTCGAGTGCCGTGACCATGATAATGCCAATTTTTGCCGTGGTGGGGTTACTGCGGATGGCCTTGCAGACTTCAAACCCGCTGAGCTTGGGCATCATCACATCCAGCAGGATAATGTGGGGCTGCCAATCGGCCACCACGTGCAACACCTCTTCGCCGTTGGTGGCGATTCGGTAGTCACATTCGGTATCGGCCAGATAGGCCTCCAGGAGTTCACAGCCCTGACTGTTATCATCAGCGATTAAGATTCTCGCCCCTGAAAAGGTATACTTCATTGTTCCAGATCCTAGTTTTCTTCTATTTTATGGAGAAAGAAATTTGTTGCAGCCGCCATTCCATTCCTGTGGTACGATGTTGAAAATGAGGCAGTGAAGATGAACAAACTATCCCTGACAGTACTATTGTGCGGGTTTTCTGCGAGCCTGGTCTGTGGCCAGACGACAACCACCGACTGGTTGCAATTTCGTGGGCCGGGGCGATTAAATATTTCGCCAGATAAAGGACTTCTGAAAGCCTGGCCGGAAGATGGCCCCAAGCTGGTCTGGAAAGCCACTGGTGTGGGCGAGGGTTTTTCCAGCGTGGCCATGAAAGGCGATACCGTTGTTACCATGGGTGATGCAGACGGTTCCTGCCAGCTTTTTGCCGTTAAGCGATCGGACGGTTCTTCCCTCTGGTCGACTAAAGTAGGCCGTGCTGGCGGTGGTGGTGGCTACCCAGGCCCACGTTGCACCCCATCCATTGACGGTGATTACGTTTACGGGATTGGCCAATATGGCGACCTGGTGTGCGTGCAACTTGCTGATGGCAAAGAAGTCTGGCGTAAAAGCTTCACGAATGATTTTGGCGGCAGGCACGGGGCCTGGCAATTTGCAGAATCGCCATTGGTTGATGGTAATCTGGTCCTTTGCACTCCCGGTGGTCCCGAAGCAACGATGGTTGCACTTGATAAAAAGTCCGGCGAAGTGAAATGGAAAGGTGTTGCCCCCAGCGATGATGCCGCCGGTTATTCGTCGATTGTTCCCTGCACACTGGGTGGGGTGAAGCAGTACATGACACTGACTTCGAAGGGCGTGGTCAGTTTTCATGCCACTTCCGGCAAACTACTGTGGAACTATGGTGCACGCGGTGATCGCTTTGCAGACAATACCGCCAACATTCCCACACCGATTCCAATGAAAGAACAGGTCTTTGCAGTCGCAGGTTACGACCGTGGTGGTGCCCTCCTGACCATTCGCAACAACCGAGGCATGATGAACGCCACCGAAGTGTATTGGTCGAACAAATTGAAGAACAAGCACGGTGGGGTGATTCTGGTGGGCAATTTCATCTATGGCGACAGCGACGACAGTGGTCGGATCTGGTGTGCAGATGTGAAAACAGGCACCATCCGCTGGACCAGAAAAGATGACATCCGCGCAAGCGGTTCTGCATCCATGACTTACGCTGATGGCTTGCTCTTTGTCCGCTGGCAGAATGGTTATGTGGGTCTGGTTTCAGCAAATCCTGCAAAATACCAATTGATCAGTTCGTTTAAATTACCAAATGGTGATGGCAATTGCTGGGCCCACCCCGTGGTAATTGGTGGGAAAATGTATCTTCGAGAAAAAGATACCATCTGGTGTTACCAGGTTTCTGCTAAAAAGTGAGTTTTTCTTCATGATTCAGGTCAATCGACGTCACTTTCTGGCCACACTGGCTGCCACGGCAGCAAGCAGTAATTGCTTGCCCGGTAATGAGTTACAGAAAATTGATGTGCACACACACTTCTACGATCCCACTCGTTCTGAAGGTGTTGATTGGCCCAACCCAAAAGATCAATTGCTGTACAAGCCCTATCTGCCAGCAGATTTTACCAAAGTAGCCGCACCACATCAGGTAGCACAAACGGTGGTGGTGGAAGCTTCACCACGGATCGATGATAATTTCTGGTTGCTGAAACTGGCTGAAAAAAACTCTAATATTTTGTCAATCGTTGGAAGATTACCCGTGGGTGGGGAGCAATTTACCGCACCGCTGCAGAAATTGAAGAACCAGCCAAAGTTTGTGGGCATTCGCCAGAACGCTGGCGAAATTAAACGGGTGTGGGAAACCAGATTGGCGAAGCAGCACCTGCTGTTGCTGATTGACCACCAGATCAGCCTGGATCTGAATGGTGGGCTGGATTGCCTGCACATGGCAAAAGAACTGGGCACGATATTCCCAAAATTAAGAATCATCGTCAACCACGTGGGCAATGTACGGATCGATGGCAAATCCCCACCGGCAGACTGGGTGAAAGCAATTGATGGTTTGACCGATCTGCCCAATGTCGCCTGTAAAATTTCCGCGTTAGTGGAAGGCAGTGGAAAATCTGATGGCACAGCACCAACGGAGATGAAGTATTACCACGGCGTAATCTCCCACGTGGTGGACCGTTTTGGTGAAAATCGCATCATGTTCGGCAGCAACTGGCCGGTCTGTTTACGCTTTGCCAGTTACAAAACAGTTCACAATATCGTAGATCAATTCATGCAGGGACAGTGCGAGCGATGTCAGGCACTGTTCTTCCGCGAAAACGCACTGAAGTGGTATCAAAAACCATAAGATGCCAAAATGGTTATATAATCATTTTGCAATATTATTAACTGTTGTTCCAAGAATGTCTGAATTCCTTATCGAACCCTTTACCATTACTTCTGAAAACACAGGCCGCACGTTGGCCTGGTGGGTGCGGCACTATTTGCCAACCAATTCCTGGTCGCAAGTGCGAAAACTGATTGAGCAACGCCATGTCAAAATCTCTGGCAGTGTCTGCATGGACCACGCCAGGCGAGTGAAAACAGGGGAAACAGTTGAAATGTTGGCACGCCCTGCCCCCACCATTCGTGGGGAAAGCCCCAAAAACCTGACAATCAGACATCTGGACGACCATCTAGTCGTGATTGAAAAGGCCAGTGGCATCAACACGGTGCGTCACCCAGCCGAACTTCAATGGGGGGAAGAGCGTCGGAAACTGGCCCCCACGTTGCAGGATATTACGCAGTGGGCAATTGCCGAGGAACTGGGCCGGGATGCCAAATCGCTTCCCCCACTGCGGATTGTGCAGCGTTTAGACAAAGATACCAGTGGGCTCGTTGTTTTCGCACGATCTGTGCTGGCAGAACGCCTCCTTGGGAAACAATTTCACCGCCACACCGTCAAACGGCTTTACTGGACAGTGGTTAATGGACGGTTTTTGCCACAAACGATCAGCAGTTGGCTGGTGCGTGATCGCGGTGATGGTCGACGTGGCAGCGGACTGGAAGGTGTCGGCAAACAGGCAATCACCCACGTGACGGTGCTTGAGAAACTGCCCCAACATACGGTATTACAATGTAAACTGGAAACAGGCCGCACGCACCAAATTCGGATTCACCTTTCGGAATCTGGCCACCCGGTCTGTGGGGAGAAAGTATACAATCGCACCGTCGATGGTCGCGAACTTGCTGATCCCAGCAATGCCCCACGGTTAGCCCTGCACGCACTTGAACTGGGCTTTCAGCACCCCGAAAGCGGGGAACAAATCGGCTGGAAAATGGATTTACCGAAAGATTTGCAGGGATTTCTCGAACGGATACGTGGAAAAGAAAACACAAATTAGAACTGTTGTTAAATTATTAGGGCAAGTACGTGGTGTTCCTCATCCCGCACAATCATGCACAGCGAAACTTTTGCAAGTGCGGTTTCTGAAGCAGGGATTTTCGTAACAAGGGCGTCTCGCCCATGTCTTTCAGCGGGCTGCATGTCAGGACCTGCATTGCCCTGAGCATCTGATTGCCCACCTGTACGGTATCCAGCCGAATACGCACTGCCCCATTTCTGGTGAAAACGCT is a genomic window containing:
- a CDS encoding class I SAM-dependent rRNA methyltransferase, which encodes MSTPQVILKTRKALPFFARHPWVFNGAIAKIDPTLNDGDTVDLISAESVWIARGLYNSRSKITVRLYTWDQQEFLDRTWLRNRIQQAIAVRTQLGVRHPSRGCRLIFSEADQLSGLVVDEYANYCCVQVTSLALAMRLEEICDILEEILQPKGIFVRTEQGIRKLEGLELNDHLHRGELPPEGFGISENGIFFEVNLAEGQKTGFYHDQRDNRLRSRQFAVGKKVLDACCYTGGFGLNCLKAGASQVDFLDTSQLALDIAARNAQHNSLPNASFWKGDVLKILPQWVAEGRKYDLIVLDPPKFARDQATFREALKGYHKLHQAALQLLVENGTLITCSCSGLLDMEQFLRIIQEAASQQRRHVQIIEKRGAALDHPIALSCPETEYLKCVICRVG
- a CDS encoding response regulator translates to MKYTFSGARILIADDNSQGCELLEAYLADTECDYRIATNGEEVLHVVADWQPHIILLDVMMPKLSGFEVCKAIRSNPTTAKIGIIMVTALDQQSDIDRAVDVGTDDFLTKPIDRLDLLIRIQAMLSSLGQQNDMERSLQYIAAVDAGGH
- a CDS encoding PQQ-binding-like beta-propeller repeat protein, translated to MNKLSLTVLLCGFSASLVCGQTTTTDWLQFRGPGRLNISPDKGLLKAWPEDGPKLVWKATGVGEGFSSVAMKGDTVVTMGDADGSCQLFAVKRSDGSSLWSTKVGRAGGGGGYPGPRCTPSIDGDYVYGIGQYGDLVCVQLADGKEVWRKSFTNDFGGRHGAWQFAESPLVDGNLVLCTPGGPEATMVALDKKSGEVKWKGVAPSDDAAGYSSIVPCTLGGVKQYMTLTSKGVVSFHATSGKLLWNYGARGDRFADNTANIPTPIPMKEQVFAVAGYDRGGALLTIRNNRGMMNATEVYWSNKLKNKHGGVILVGNFIYGDSDDSGRIWCADVKTGTIRWTRKDDIRASGSASMTYADGLLFVRWQNGYVGLVSANPAKYQLISSFKLPNGDGNCWAHPVVIGGKMYLREKDTIWCYQVSAKK
- a CDS encoding amidohydrolase family protein, which encodes MIQVNRRHFLATLAATAASSNCLPGNELQKIDVHTHFYDPTRSEGVDWPNPKDQLLYKPYLPADFTKVAAPHQVAQTVVVEASPRIDDNFWLLKLAEKNSNILSIVGRLPVGGEQFTAPLQKLKNQPKFVGIRQNAGEIKRVWETRLAKQHLLLLIDHQISLDLNGGLDCLHMAKELGTIFPKLRIIVNHVGNVRIDGKSPPADWVKAIDGLTDLPNVACKISALVEGSGKSDGTAPTEMKYYHGVISHVVDRFGENRIMFGSNWPVCLRFASYKTVHNIVDQFMQGQCERCQALFFRENALKWYQKP
- a CDS encoding RluA family pseudouridine synthase, with translation MSEFLIEPFTITSENTGRTLAWWVRHYLPTNSWSQVRKLIEQRHVKISGSVCMDHARRVKTGETVEMLARPAPTIRGESPKNLTIRHLDDHLVVIEKASGINTVRHPAELQWGEERRKLAPTLQDITQWAIAEELGRDAKSLPPLRIVQRLDKDTSGLVVFARSVLAERLLGKQFHRHTVKRLYWTVVNGRFLPQTISSWLVRDRGDGRRGSGLEGVGKQAITHVTVLEKLPQHTVLQCKLETGRTHQIRIHLSESGHPVCGEKVYNRTVDGRELADPSNAPRLALHALELGFQHPESGEQIGWKMDLPKDLQGFLERIRGKENTN